A single window of Sphingobium sp. SCG-1 DNA harbors:
- a CDS encoding glutathione S-transferase family protein produces the protein MTIIVHHLENSRSQRILWLLEELSLPYSVVRYQRNPKTMLAPPELKAVHPLGKSPVIDDDGQIVAETGAIVEYLVGKAGSRLGTPGDPGDALRYRHFLHYAEGSMMPPLLAMLVVRKLGLLGRPARKPIQGMLDTHLDWLESELAARPHFAGQDFTAADIMMSFPLEASRARAGLDASRPHLIAWLDRMHTRPAYQAALVQGGPYAYA, from the coding sequence ATGACCATCATCGTCCATCACCTTGAGAATAGCCGTTCGCAACGGATTCTCTGGCTGCTCGAAGAACTCTCCTTGCCCTACAGCGTGGTCCGCTATCAACGGAACCCGAAGACTATGCTCGCGCCTCCCGAATTGAAGGCCGTCCATCCGCTGGGCAAGTCTCCTGTCATCGATGACGACGGGCAGATCGTGGCCGAGACCGGCGCGATCGTCGAATATCTCGTGGGCAAGGCGGGCAGTCGCCTGGGCACGCCTGGTGATCCAGGTGACGCGCTGAGATACCGCCACTTCCTGCATTATGCCGAAGGCTCGATGATGCCGCCGCTTCTGGCGATGCTGGTCGTCCGGAAGCTCGGACTGCTGGGCCGGCCAGCGCGTAAGCCCATCCAGGGGATGCTCGACACGCATCTGGACTGGCTTGAAAGCGAACTGGCCGCGCGACCTCATTTTGCGGGTCAGGATTTCACTGCGGCCGATATCATGATGAGCTTTCCGCTGGAGGCATCCCGCGCCCGCGCAGGTCTCGACGCATCCCGACCGCATCTTATTGCGTGGCTGGACCGGATGCATACGCGCCCGGCCTATCAGGCGGCTCTCGTTCAGGGTGGTCCCTATGCCTATGCTTGA
- the recA gene encoding recombinase RecA — MTAMLKLIDSDKKTGTMDKTGQDRQKALDAALAQIDRAFGKGSAMRLGSKETMQVEAISTGSLGLDIALGVGGLPRGRVIEVYGPESSGKTTLALHVIAEAQRGGGTAAFVDAEHALDPVYAKKLGVNIDELIVSQPDTGEQALEIVDTLVRSNAIDVLVVDSVAALVPRAEIEGEMGDSHVGLQARLMSQSLRKLTGSISRSRCMVIFINQLRMKIGVMYGNPETTTGGNALKFYASVRLDIRRTGQIKDRDDIVGNATRVKVVKNKVAPPFKQVEFDIMYGEGISKIGEILDLGVKAGIVEKSGAWFSYDSIRIGQGRENSKTFLKENPEITDKIEKAIRTKTEKVAEGMMTGPEPDEAEDGEA, encoded by the coding sequence ATGACAGCAATGCTGAAACTGATTGATTCCGACAAGAAGACGGGGACTATGGATAAGACTGGACAGGACCGGCAGAAGGCGCTGGATGCCGCACTGGCGCAGATCGACCGCGCGTTCGGCAAGGGATCGGCCATGCGGCTGGGTTCCAAGGAGACGATGCAGGTCGAGGCGATTTCGACGGGCAGCCTTGGCCTTGATATTGCATTGGGTGTGGGTGGACTGCCGCGCGGTCGCGTGATCGAAGTCTATGGACCGGAAAGTTCGGGCAAGACGACGCTGGCGCTACATGTCATCGCCGAAGCGCAGAGGGGCGGCGGCACAGCGGCGTTCGTGGACGCGGAACATGCGCTCGATCCGGTCTATGCGAAGAAACTGGGCGTCAACATCGACGAACTGATCGTGTCGCAACCTGATACGGGTGAGCAGGCGCTGGAGATCGTGGACACGCTGGTGCGTTCCAATGCCATCGACGTTCTGGTGGTGGACTCGGTGGCCGCGCTGGTGCCGCGTGCGGAAATCGAAGGCGAAATGGGCGACAGCCATGTGGGCCTGCAGGCGCGTCTGATGTCGCAATCGCTGCGCAAGCTGACGGGTTCGATCAGTCGTTCGCGCTGCATGGTGATCTTCATCAATCAGCTGCGCATGAAGATTGGCGTGATGTACGGCAATCCGGAAACCACGACGGGCGGCAATGCGCTGAAATTCTATGCGTCCGTCCGCCTTGACATTCGCCGCACGGGCCAGATCAAGGATCGCGACGATATTGTCGGCAACGCGACCCGCGTGAAGGTCGTGAAGAACAAGGTCGCGCCGCCGTTCAAGCAAGTCGAATTCGACATCATGTATGGCGAAGGCATTTCCAAGATCGGTGAAATCCTCGACCTCGGTGTGAAGGCCGGGATCGTCGAGAAATCCGGCGCATGGTTCTCCTATGACTCGATCCGCATCGGGCAGGGCCGCGAGAATTCCAAGACGTTCCTCAAGGAAAATCCCGAGATCACCGATAAGATCGAGAAAGCCATTCGCACCAAGACCGAGAAGGTTGCGGAAGGCATGATGACCGGTCCCGAACCCGACGAAGCGGAAGACGGGGAAGCCTAA